One genomic region from Reichenbachiella ulvae encodes:
- a CDS encoding type II toxin-antitoxin system RelE/ParE family toxin yields the protein MSKTVEWTIRAKKSLDYYCSLISEDSPQNARKVRQEIIKATKQLSSNPYMYQIDEYYPDNSGNIRRFFRWSYRVVYHIQTHKVVILEVYHTSRKPSIN from the coding sequence GTGAGTAAAACTGTAGAATGGACAATTAGAGCTAAAAAATCGCTGGATTATTATTGCTCGTTGATAAGTGAGGATTCTCCTCAAAATGCGAGAAAAGTTCGCCAAGAAATAATAAAGGCCACCAAACAATTATCTTCCAATCCATATATGTACCAAATAGATGAGTACTATCCCGATAACTCAGGAAATATCAGGCGGTTTTTCAGGTGGAGCTATCGAGTGGTTTATCATATTCAAACACATAAAGTAGTTATTTTAGAGGTATATCATACGAGTAGAAAGCCAAGTATTAATTAA
- the dinB gene encoding DNA polymerase IV, whose product MEFKKSIVHMDLDTFFVSCERNLDSRLNNKPVLIGGTSSRGVVASCSYEARRFGIHSAMPMKTAMQLCPEAVVIKGNAMTYSKKSKEVTEIIRQSVPLFEKSSIDEFYLDLSGMDQFFGCMKIASELRAKIMHDTGLPISFGLSENKTVSKVATGEAKPNNQIQIPYGQEKTFLAPLSIKKIPMIGDKTYHSLRQLGIRYVKNLQEMPLDLVEHAFGQNGIKMWEKAQGIDKSPVVPYQERKSISTERTFGKDTTDVYKLKSIMLAMAENLAFQLRRGQKLTSCITVKLRYSDFNTHTLQSKIPFSSADHILIPKVMELFDRLYNKRLLIRLVGVRFSHLVEGNYQINLFEDTEEMIQLYQALDTIRNKHGDRTIMRAAGFDAKTISRFNPFTGEPPPLLPNRHR is encoded by the coding sequence ATGGAATTCAAAAAGTCTATAGTACACATGGATTTGGACACTTTTTTTGTGTCTTGTGAACGGAATCTCGACAGCCGTCTCAACAATAAACCTGTGCTCATAGGTGGCACTTCTTCCAGAGGTGTAGTAGCCTCCTGTAGCTACGAAGCGCGTAGGTTTGGCATCCACTCCGCCATGCCGATGAAGACAGCCATGCAGCTCTGCCCCGAAGCAGTCGTGATCAAAGGCAATGCGATGACCTACAGCAAAAAGTCAAAAGAAGTCACCGAGATCATCAGGCAGAGTGTGCCTCTTTTCGAAAAATCCTCTATCGACGAGTTCTATCTCGACCTGTCAGGCATGGATCAGTTCTTTGGCTGTATGAAAATCGCCAGCGAGCTGCGAGCCAAAATCATGCACGATACCGGCCTGCCCATATCCTTTGGCCTCTCTGAAAATAAAACCGTCTCCAAAGTCGCCACTGGAGAAGCCAAACCCAACAACCAAATACAAATCCCCTATGGTCAGGAAAAGACTTTTTTAGCTCCCTTGTCTATCAAGAAGATTCCCATGATCGGAGACAAAACTTATCACTCTCTTCGTCAGTTGGGTATTCGTTATGTGAAAAATTTGCAAGAGATGCCTCTCGACCTGGTAGAACACGCTTTTGGACAAAACGGCATTAAAATGTGGGAAAAGGCACAGGGAATTGATAAAAGCCCCGTGGTGCCCTATCAGGAAAGAAAATCCATCTCGACCGAACGAACCTTTGGCAAGGACACTACTGATGTGTACAAACTTAAAAGCATCATGCTGGCCATGGCCGAAAACCTGGCCTTTCAGCTTAGAAGAGGGCAAAAGCTGACATCTTGTATCACAGTGAAGCTTCGCTACTCCGACTTCAACACGCATACACTGCAATCCAAGATTCCCTTTAGCTCGGCAGATCATATCCTGATCCCAAAGGTCATGGAGTTATTCGACCGACTGTACAACAAAAGACTGTTGATCCGTCTGGTAGGTGTTCGCTTCAGCCATCTCGTAGAGGGCAACTATCAAATCAACCTTTTCGAAGACACGGAGGAGATGATTCAATTGTATCAGGCACTAGATACGATCCGAAACAAACACGGGGACCGAACGATCATGCGGGCCGCGGGATTCGATGCTAAAACCATCAGCAGATTCAACCCATTCACCGGTGAGCCGCCTCCCTTGCTACCCAACCGCCATCGTTAA
- the pheS gene encoding phenylalanine--tRNA ligase subunit alpha, translated as MFDKVEEYKAMIEAAEAKAADDLEQFRMKFISKKSVVTELFNEFRNVPNDQKKAFGQALNELKNLAQEKFQALADSLDDQSTSASDAGIDMTLPNVPGETGSIHPLSITTNKIIEIFERMGFNVASGPEIEEDFYNFTALNFPENHPAREMQDTFFIEKNPDKVLRTHTSNVQIRLMEGQKPPFRSIMPGRVYRNEAISARAHCFFHQVEGLYVDKNVGFKDLKDTVYHFVKQLFGPETKIRFRPSYFPFTEPSAEIDISCFICNGKGCNVCKYTNWVEIGGCGMVDPNVLKNCGIDPEEYTGFAFGMGIERITMLKYQINDLRLFSENDVRFLSQFKGTF; from the coding sequence ATGTTTGATAAAGTAGAGGAATACAAAGCCATGATCGAAGCTGCTGAAGCAAAAGCAGCAGATGATTTGGAGCAGTTCAGAATGAAATTCATTAGCAAGAAGAGTGTCGTGACAGAGCTCTTTAATGAATTTAGAAATGTACCGAATGATCAGAAAAAGGCTTTTGGTCAGGCATTGAATGAATTGAAGAACCTGGCGCAGGAGAAATTTCAGGCATTGGCTGATTCGCTGGATGACCAATCTACGAGTGCCTCCGATGCGGGTATAGATATGACCCTGCCCAACGTGCCGGGCGAGACGGGTTCGATCCATCCATTGAGTATCACTACGAACAAGATCATAGAGATCTTCGAGCGCATGGGTTTCAATGTGGCGAGTGGACCTGAGATAGAAGAAGATTTTTACAATTTTACTGCGTTGAATTTCCCGGAAAATCACCCCGCGAGAGAGATGCAGGATACTTTCTTTATAGAGAAAAATCCAGACAAGGTACTGCGTACGCACACCTCTAATGTTCAGATCAGATTGATGGAGGGGCAAAAGCCGCCGTTTCGTTCGATCATGCCGGGTAGAGTCTATCGTAATGAGGCGATTTCTGCTCGTGCCCACTGTTTTTTCCATCAGGTAGAGGGACTCTATGTGGATAAGAATGTAGGATTCAAAGATCTAAAGGATACTGTTTATCACTTTGTGAAGCAGCTTTTCGGTCCGGAGACCAAAATTCGTTTCCGTCCTTCTTACTTCCCATTTACCGAGCCTAGCGCGGAGATCGACATCAGCTGTTTTATCTGTAATGGCAAAGGCTGCAATGTCTGTAAATACACCAACTGGGTAGAGATCGGTGGTTGCGGGATGGTAGATCCTAATGTGCTGAAAAATTGTGGGATCGATCCTGAAGAATATACAGGTTTTGCTTTCGGAATGGGTATCGAAAGGATTACGATGCTAAAGTATCAGATCAATGACCTGCGCCTTTTCTCAGAAAATGACGTGAGATTCTTGAGTCAGTTTAAAGGGACGTTCTAG
- a CDS encoding endonuclease domain-containing protein, protein MDDSMFFGASPIIFERAKELRKHMTAAESLLWDYLRKKKLKGLKFRRQHPIANYIVDFYCHSIKLVIELDGSIHDLDSVKENDIEREEHLKSLGLWVLRFRNELVQNKLHVVLTQIEDCA, encoded by the coding sequence ATGGATGATTCTATGTTTTTTGGTGCCAGTCCGATCATTTTTGAACGGGCAAAGGAACTCAGAAAACATATGACTGCTGCTGAATCATTGCTTTGGGATTATTTGAGGAAAAAGAAGCTCAAAGGACTCAAATTTAGAAGGCAGCATCCAATTGCTAATTACATTGTGGATTTCTATTGTCATTCAATCAAGCTTGTCATAGAGTTGGATGGAAGTATCCATGATTTGGATTCTGTTAAAGAGAATGATATTGAAAGGGAAGAACACCTAAAATCATTAGGACTTTGGGTTCTTCGCTTTAGAAATGAGTTAGTACAAAACAAGCTTCATGTGGTTTTGACTCAAATAGAAGACTGTGCCTAA
- a CDS encoding DNA polymerase III subunit alpha → MFLNTHSFFSLRYGVMSPKALLQEAKSKGIMSFALTDINSTSGCLTFIRLAQDLGIRPIIGMDVRNGIKQQFVLLAKNNSGFREINDYVSPFFHQKKEFPCIAPKLENVFVIYPFHTQRPYRLQDNEYIGIKPRDLLKIPFSRSKELTHRMVMLPAGSFRYQLDFNIHRLLRAIDNNTLLSKLPKEEQADLSDQLLTPAELLEIYQDYPELIENTRQILENCQIHFDFGTDQPHKNLQNYTSCEEEDYQLVRRLCLEGMPYRYKKPTIKIYRRLALELDIIQKKSFLSYFLVNWDILKYARSKGYFYVGRGSGANSIVAYLLRITDVDPIELDLYFERFINLYRTNPPDFDIDFSWKDRDNVTQYIFEKFGQDRVCLLATYNTFKYKAVIRELGKVFGFPPREMEKISGENPDISDVNVRLILKYAYKMDEIPSHLSVHASGIIISEAPIHNYTATCLPPKGFPITHFDMVVAEDIGLYKFDILSQRGLEKIKDSLTIIANNHPELPPIDIHDMPQFFEDEKIKELLRNGKTIGCFYVESPAMRMLLTKLRADNYLGLVAASSVIRPGVAKSGMMREYILRYRIPEKRKEAHPVLADLMRDTFGVMVYQEDVIKVAHYFGGLSLGEADLLRRGMSGKFRSRSEFKKVKEKFFENCDKMGRAKELTKDVWRQIESFAGYAFAKGHSASYAIESYQSLYLKAHYPLEYMVATINNGGGFYSRELYIHEARMRGAKIEAPCINRSQRETIIKGNTIWLGFHVIHDLDYKSITAILNCREELGAIPSLEVLIDDGMLGIEQVKILIRINAFRSIEPNKKKLLWKCYFLLQKQKNRPVYIYPIFPPRNKNLELPTLYYDTREDSFDELEILHFPLRSPFELIKERPRHPIIYANEMEQHKNETVTMLGYFTTRKRTKTSKDQTMYFGTFIDEKGQFIDTVHFPPEAKAYPFSGKAVYELTGKIIEEFDFLSLEITKMTRSHYVNMEDEEKKQAARILNQYAFSLSKTIE, encoded by the coding sequence ATGTTCCTCAACACGCATTCCTTTTTCAGTTTGAGATATGGAGTCATGTCCCCCAAAGCTTTACTCCAGGAAGCCAAAAGCAAAGGAATAATGTCCTTTGCTCTCACCGACATCAATAGTACTTCGGGATGCCTGACCTTCATTCGTCTCGCCCAGGATTTAGGCATTCGTCCTATCATCGGCATGGATGTCCGAAACGGCATTAAGCAGCAATTCGTTCTCCTAGCCAAAAACAACAGCGGCTTCCGTGAAATCAACGACTATGTCTCTCCTTTCTTTCATCAGAAAAAGGAATTTCCATGCATTGCTCCCAAACTAGAAAATGTTTTTGTGATCTACCCCTTTCATACCCAAAGACCCTATAGACTCCAAGACAATGAATACATCGGAATAAAACCCCGTGACTTACTGAAAATTCCTTTTTCTCGATCCAAAGAGTTAACACATCGGATGGTCATGTTACCAGCCGGCAGCTTCAGATACCAGCTCGACTTCAACATCCACCGACTCCTCCGTGCAATCGACAACAACACCCTGCTAAGCAAACTACCCAAAGAGGAGCAAGCCGACCTAAGCGATCAATTGCTAACTCCCGCTGAACTACTAGAGATCTATCAAGACTATCCTGAACTGATAGAAAACACCCGACAGATATTGGAAAACTGCCAGATTCATTTCGATTTTGGTACTGACCAACCACACAAAAATCTACAAAACTATACGAGCTGCGAAGAGGAAGACTACCAGCTGGTGCGTCGTTTATGCCTGGAAGGAATGCCTTATCGCTACAAGAAACCCACCATCAAAATCTACCGCCGGCTCGCACTAGAACTCGACATCATCCAAAAGAAAAGCTTTCTTTCCTACTTTCTGGTCAACTGGGACATTCTCAAGTACGCCCGCAGCAAAGGCTATTTCTATGTCGGACGTGGCAGTGGTGCCAATAGCATCGTTGCATATCTACTGCGCATCACAGACGTAGATCCTATCGAACTAGACCTATACTTCGAGCGTTTCATTAACCTCTACCGAACCAATCCTCCAGATTTTGACATTGATTTTTCGTGGAAGGACCGAGATAACGTGACCCAATATATTTTCGAAAAATTCGGCCAGGACCGTGTATGCCTACTTGCCACCTACAACACCTTCAAGTACAAAGCAGTGATTCGAGAACTGGGCAAAGTATTTGGCTTCCCGCCACGAGAAATGGAAAAAATATCAGGAGAGAATCCAGACATCTCGGACGTCAACGTTCGTTTGATTCTCAAATACGCCTACAAAATGGACGAGATACCAAGCCACCTCAGCGTCCATGCCAGCGGCATCATTATCTCCGAGGCACCCATTCACAACTATACCGCGACCTGCCTGCCTCCAAAAGGCTTCCCTATTACACATTTTGATATGGTAGTAGCTGAAGACATCGGGCTTTACAAATTCGACATCCTAAGTCAACGTGGTTTAGAAAAAATCAAGGATAGCCTTACGATCATTGCCAATAATCATCCAGAACTTCCCCCTATCGATATACACGACATGCCGCAATTTTTTGAAGATGAAAAAATCAAAGAGTTACTCCGAAATGGAAAAACCATTGGCTGCTTCTATGTCGAGTCACCTGCCATGCGCATGCTCTTAACTAAACTGCGCGCTGATAACTATCTAGGACTGGTAGCCGCCAGCTCTGTGATCCGTCCAGGAGTAGCCAAATCAGGTATGATGCGAGAATACATCCTACGCTACCGTATTCCTGAAAAAAGAAAAGAAGCACATCCGGTACTAGCTGACCTCATGAGAGACACTTTTGGAGTCATGGTTTATCAGGAAGACGTAATCAAAGTTGCACATTATTTCGGCGGTCTTAGTCTGGGAGAAGCCGACCTCCTGCGACGTGGCATGTCGGGAAAATTCCGTTCCCGCTCTGAATTTAAGAAAGTAAAAGAGAAATTCTTCGAAAACTGTGACAAGATGGGACGAGCCAAAGAGCTAACCAAAGATGTTTGGCGGCAAATCGAGAGTTTTGCAGGCTATGCCTTTGCCAAAGGACACTCCGCCTCCTACGCCATCGAAAGTTACCAGAGCCTATACCTCAAAGCCCACTACCCACTCGAGTACATGGTCGCCACCATCAACAATGGGGGAGGGTTCTACAGCCGAGAACTATATATTCATGAGGCGCGAATGCGAGGGGCCAAAATCGAAGCTCCATGTATCAATCGATCCCAACGAGAAACCATCATCAAAGGAAACACCATATGGCTTGGTTTTCATGTTATCCATGATCTGGATTATAAATCAATCACTGCAATTCTAAATTGTCGAGAAGAACTAGGAGCTATCCCCAGTCTTGAAGTGCTGATCGATGATGGCATGCTCGGAATCGAACAAGTTAAAATACTCATTCGCATCAACGCATTTCGCAGCATCGAGCCCAACAAAAAGAAACTACTATGGAAATGCTACTTCCTTCTACAAAAACAGAAAAACCGACCCGTTTATATCTATCCTATTTTTCCACCCAGGAACAAAAACTTAGAACTACCCACTCTCTATTATGACACCAGAGAAGACTCCTTCGACGAATTAGAAATTCTGCATTTCCCACTTAGAAGTCCATTTGAACTCATCAAGGAAAGGCCCAGGCACCCCATCATCTATGCCAATGAAATGGAACAACATAAAAATGAAACCGTCACCATGCTCGGTTATTTCACGACCAGAAAAAGAACCAAAACCAGCAAAGACCAAACTATGTATTTCGGAACCTTCATAGACGAAAAGGGGCAGTTCATAGATACCGTTCACTTCCCCCCTGAGGCAAAAGCCTACCCCTTCAGCGGAAAAGCAGTCTACGAACTCACAGGAAAAATCATTGAAGAATTTGACTTTTTAAGTCTGGAAATCACAAAAATGACCAGAAGTCACTATGTGAATATGGAAGATGAGGAAAAGAAGCAGGCAGCACGAATACTCAATCAATATGCATTCTCTCTATCAAAAACAATAGAATAA